Sequence from the Triticum urartu cultivar G1812 unplaced genomic scaffold, Tu2.1 TuUngrouped_contig_121, whole genome shotgun sequence genome:
CTTATATGGACCGAAATATCGACCGGCATGGCCGATATCTAACCCGATATGTCCACCGATATAGAACGATACATAGATGGCAACAATTATTTATTACAATGTAGTGAAATAAGATTATGCATTTACAACTTCATTATATATTATCAAAGTCATGCACAAtgttaccgaaaaaggctttcgacCCGTTTTCTATATAAAACACCAACCAACCACAATCTGATACAAACACACGCCACCCCaactcacgcacacacacaaggCATGATACATAGGCGCTAGACGTAGCAACACCACACCCGACCAGTACAAGAGCTTCCGGGATCCTCAACCGTGGACATGCCACCGCGAAGAGATGAAGCTGCAGACGATGGACCGTGAGCTCCAAGGTGGTGCCTTTAGGAAGGTTACGACACCAAAGTGTCAGCACCGCCCGAACCGAGGGTCAGGGTTTCCCCTGGAGCAACACGACGGGCAATGAGGACCGcgacgacgccttcaagaaggggaCGAACTCGCTGCCGCCGGACTGCCCAAAGACAGAGCAGGTTTTCACCCCGCTCCACGCTCACTGCCCCTGGCATAGGTACGAAGGCCGCACCACCACCACCGATCGTCATCCCCCGGCCACCACACAGCCCACACGACCATGGCACCGGGCAGCACCTGAGCCACGGCCTCCGCCTGTGAGCACCGGGCTTCCACCACCAGAGCCGCCGCCCTGGCATCCAAGACCACCACACCTCCCTCCACACTGACCACCGGACGCTGCTGTCAGAAAGGCAGGCCCTTTGGGCGAGAATGGGACCCAGCCGGCCGAAACCGGACGGAGGAAAGCCACCGGCGGCCGCCTGGCACACCGCAGCCACCTCGCCATTTCTCGAACCGGCGCCAGGCCGCCTTCGCCACCCCTGGCAACAGCAAAAACCCGGAGGCACCCCTGCCAACCCCCGGAGCACCCCTACCACCGTGGCCAGCCAAAGACGAGGAGTGTCGAGCCACCGTGCTCCACCCTCCAGCCGCACCTCCAACCGCAGCTCCAAGCACCCCCAAGCATCAGGAGAGGGGGGCCGAACCGCCGCTACTGCGCTGCCACCCCAACCAGCCGACATGGCCCCGATCGAGGTGGGCGCCCGCAGCCCAAGCCTTCCGAGGCCCGCCACCGCTGAGTAGCCAGATCTGGCCGAGCCGTCGTCAAAGTCGCAACCGCCGTCCCTGACCAGCAACACGCGCCACCATCTCCCACCTCCACCAGGAAGGAAGGACCTAGCAGAGGTGGCCGCCCGCCGACAGCGCCGCCCGCGGCCCTCGCCGCCACAGGGCCAGATCCGGCCGAGGCACCGCATCCAGACCCCGGGCACGGCCCGCCTCGTCGCATCCCACCGCGCCCGCCGGAGAGCCCTGTGCCACCCGCAGAGCCGCCGCCGCGTCCCGCGCTCCGCAGCGCCCTGGTCCGACCGCGCCGGCCCACGCCAGCCCCAGCCGCACAATGGGGTTAGaatccccgccgccgccgccgccgccggccgggCTTCGCCCGGGCGCGCCCTCTGGCTGCGGCAGGAGGGGGGAGAGGGGAGGGGAAGTGGAGAGGCGCCGGCGGGTAGGGTTCCTCCCCTGCCGCCCGTGGGGGCGCCAGAGGAGGGGAGTGGTCGTCTGGTTTGAGGCTAAGATTCGCACAATGTTACTCCATATTACCCCACACTACTATTAAGATTCTACCTATAAGGTTTCTCCTAGTAGTGTTTGTTTGCGCTAGACTTTATGTATGACCCCGTTCTACACATGGTGATCTAGGTGAAATTCTCAATATTTTTGCCCAGACCACGACAAGGTAACGCAATAAGTTATTATATAGTGTATCCTAAGAAAAACAAGTTACTACATTTGCTACAGAAATACACTTCATATAACCAGTATTTTTTTTTCTCGGTTTTGTCGCAAATACACATTTGAGAGTTGCCTGATCTCCATGATAGTAGTGCAGAGACCGGCAACTTACATGACAATGAAGCACAGACAAAGGCAACAATCATCTAAACCTGAACCAGACGGCTCTTATTCTGGAAAGTGGCGGCGATGGCAGACATGCAGAGGAAAATGTGGAAGGTAGGGTTTTGCTGCCGTCAGTCGACGTAAATAGCTGGGCTAGACACTACGTGACCCGCCAGAGCAACGCCATGCGGCGGCACCGGTCCGATGGAGGAGACGAGTTTCGGACTGTCGGGTTTCCTGGCGTTTTCGCGTGGGACCCCGTCGTCAGTCCGACGTGGCGGGCGCATCTGAGCACCCCCATATCCGCCTCATATTTAGGCTAGATATGAGGGGTACTGGTCAGCCCGGCGTTTGAGTCCCGTTTGAGGGGGGCATCTGGATCGAAAAATCGTGACCGGTCAGTGACCGGACGGACCGCCTGAGTGTTTGAGGCCGGTTTAAGACGCctggctgtagatgctctaaacgctcttatatttctttactgAGTATATCCTAAAGAAACAAGTTACTACATTTGCTAGAGAAACGCACTTCATATGACCAGTATTCTTCTTTTCTGTCAGTTTTGTCTCAAATGCACATTCGAGAATTGCCAATTTGCCATCATATTAGCACTGATGAATCACGGACAAAGGCAACAATCATCTAAACCTGAACAAACGGCTCTTATTCTGCCATGCATGCATGCTGGTTGGTTACCTTCGTAGCCAACCAAACTTGAGACATCTCCGTCACCACGTAGCATAATCAATTGATCATTTCGACGATTGATCAACTGTTGACGACCCTGCAGTTGCGCCTGATCTGGCCGCTGGCCCCTGTGAGGGGGGCGATGTTGCCCATCTTGATCATGGCGGTCACGAAGTCGGCGGCGAAGAGCGCCGGGTTGGAGCCGTACTGGCGCACCAGCGCGTCCTGGGAGCCGCCGTTGAAGAGCTCCTGGTCCGAGTGTAGCAGGCCGCGCTGGGCGACCAGGTTGCGGTAGTAGGCGTTGTCGAAGACGAGCTGGGTCTGCGCATCGAACGGCGCCAGGTTGGCGTCGCCGGCAGGGGCCGCGGCGGGGCATGTCTGCCGGCGCAGCGCCGCGAAGGCCGGGTCGATGTTGGTGCCGTTGTAGATGTGGTCGCGGAAGAACTGGCACTGCGAGAAGCCGATGGTGTGCGCGCCGGAGAGCGCCGTGAGGTCGCGCGGGGTCAGCTGCTTCTTGTCGAACGCGCGGATGAGCTGGTCGAGGTTCAGCGTCGGCCCTGGGAGGTCGGCGTTCGCCTCTGCCAGGCTCGCCGTCGTCGAGTCCCGCCGGCCCAGCGGCACCGCCCAGCTCGGCCCGCCTAGCTGCAGGAACGACCGGTCCAAGTGTTGTCAGCATTAATTAAATATTCAGCCACTAGCATTTTGACGCTATGCATGCACGTGCAGTGTCCATTGTTGTATGTACCAGAAACGTGCCGTCGCGTGCGGCAAGGGCGACGATGTCGGCGCAGGAGACGACGCCGGGGCAGACAAGCTCCACGgtggccttgatccggtcgatcACCTCGTAGCCGCGCACGGAGTTCACGTTCGGGAAGGCCGTCTTCTCGCCGACGAAGCTGCCCACATCATCCAGAAGAATGGATCCGTCACAGCCCTGACAAAAAATCCACCATTAACCCTGACCTTGTCCGTGAAAAAGGAACCCATCAATCGTAATCTAACTACGCTCGCTCCCTAGATAGCTAAATCGATCTACATATAGTTACTTGAACAAAGCAGTCATGGAAGTGGAGCCTGAGGAGGGAGGCGCCCATTCGGCGCTCGGCGAGGAGCGCGGCGATCATGGTGGCGCGCACGGTGAGCTCCAGCAGGGGGCAGCTCGTGGCGTAGAAGGACGGCGAGAGCTGCCCATATGCGGCggaggagaggagggagagggCGAGCAAGAAATGCCATGTCCTGGAAGCCATGGCCGATATGCTAAGCTCACAAATTGATCTAGCTAAACTCAGTGTAGGATAGCTCAGTAGCTTGCTTAGCTGCCTATTTATAGTGGTCTGTATTGCATGAAATGCATGTAGGATGGTCAAAGTTAGGCCGCGAGGTCCTTCTCTGGTTGACAAAGCGCAACACAACTCTACGTAGATGCCAGAAACTGATCTATCATCACATAATGCCCACATGCCATGTCACTAGCAAGTGGCATTTCGTGTATATACGAATAATTATATAAGCAAGCTTTCGTGTGCGGTTATGGATCTTTCTGGGTAAAGATCACATTCGGCCAGCTAATTCCAATAATGTCTTCACATGCCCCATGCTCTTCATGAACTACTTTGTAATGTTATCTTAATTAATCTGATAAGATCAGAGTTATTATAATGTCTAGAGATGTATATTGTACATATTGATTTGGTGATGGGACATTGGAACGGAGAAGTATGTAACCCGTGATTTGTATACCTGTCAAGTCACGATAGCAGCAACTGCGGGCACACAAAGTAGGGTCCGCATAAGTCTGGTCACTAGGCATGCAAATTTGAAACCTTGAGGGTACCCCCCCCTTTGACCCTCTTTAATTTAACTAAATGAACTAAATTATCAGATTCACTTCATTTTTGAAACTTCAGTTCATTTGGTTACACTAAGTAAGGTCGGTGGGTACCCAAAAGGTTCTAAATTTGCATCTTTATTGGTCACCATAGGAGTACATACATTATCCCCGTTGTGTAGAGCTCATAAACGTGTATGTTATCTGCTCTGATCCGTTAGTTTTGGTTTCCACGACTGCCCATGATGGCCATTAGAACATTTTGTTTTGACGGACATTTGGGCCCGAGGAGGCCGCGGAGTGGGCCGACTTGCTGGCAACCCTCCGTCGGTGCTTGCGGACTATCTAGACACCGTTTCTTGGTACTTTACCCCCTCGGGGATCTTCTTGGCCGGCCTGCGTACCATCTCTTTTGCCGTCGGGCGCCCCTTTCTCTGAACCCTTCCACTTTGGAAGGCGCCCATGCCAGTCAAGATCAAAATCTTTGTCTAGCAACTATTGCGGGATCGCCTCCCATCTGGGATGGAGGTGGTCAAACAACATGGCCCTAGAGATGGTATGTTCCCCCTCTGTGTTTGTTCCAGAGAGTGGAATACACATCTTTTCGCCTGCTCGGCGGAGAGGCTGCTTTTGAGCTTTGTCTGTGAGGCTCGGGGGTCCGACTGGGAGGCCCTAGACCTGGCTGGGTTCATCCAAACCCTTGCCAACCAAACCGGAAGGAGAGACGCCTCTTATGGCTTGTGTTCGCGGCGCTAGCTTGGACACTGTGGACAACGCGTAACAAGATGGTTATTCAGCTGGTGTTCCTTGCGCGAGCCTCTGATTCTATCTTCAAATTCCTTGCTTTCTTGCAACACTGGCACTTGTTTTCTCGGCAGTGGAATCGCGATGGCTTGGCTCCATGAAGGATGTGATGACTTCTACAACACGTCGTCCAGCTTCGCTGCAAACCTCCTGAGATGTTGGCCACTTGGTGATATCTTTTTCACCTTTTCTTTTTGGTTTTTTAATTGGGTGTATTTATGCCGATGCTTTCATTTCATAATGTAGTGTGTTCACGCTTTTTGAGATTTAACTTTGGAACAAATTTAACCAACATGGGCGACTGCGGCGGGAGCATGACAAATACCTTTGCATTTGTATTTGAAAGATGTTTTCAAAGGTATATTTTTCAGTAAAATGATTTATGTATTATTGATctaatttatggtcaaagttgaatCTCGAAAAGCGTGGGCTCACTACATTATGAAATGGAGAGAGTAATAGATTTTGATAATTCATTCCGAAAGAAAGAAAATTATGACACCCCACTGTGAGAAACAATTATTTGAAGACCTTCTCGTCCTCCTATATCAGTGTGAAAATGGATTTAAGCAACAAAGGTAAGTGGGTGACGGTTCGTTTGAGGTACGTTAATCTTTCTATGAAAGATCATGCTCTTTAGGAGCTTTCTTCCCCTGAGTATATTATAGATCAATATTGACGCGGGTTTTGTGGAGGGCACTAGATCAGCCAGCGTAAGAGTTGTTTTCAGGAATCATCTTGGCGATGTCATTTCTTCGTGGGACTTTATTGGGTCGTGTACCTGTGTGGATGGAGCGGAACTTTTAGCGTGCCTCGTCGGATTATACATCGGTATTTCTCTCCACAAAATCAATTATTTTCGAAATTGATTGCTCATTTATGGTATCTTTTCTGGCGAATGAAACGATGGACAGGTCCCCTCTCGTTGATCTCAAAAAGGAAGTGTTGAGTGTTTCAACGTTTATTAGTAATCTTATAAGATTATTATGATTAATCGGCAGGCCAATATAATAGCGCGTGAGATTGCTAAGTTTAGTTTTGATAATAGGCCTGATGGTGTGCTTTGTAAAAGCGTTCTGTC
This genomic interval carries:
- the LOC125526643 gene encoding peroxidase 70-like, coding for MASRTWHFLLALSLLSSAAYGQLSPSFYATSCPLLELTVRATMIAALLAERRMGASLLRLHFHDCFVQGCDGSILLDDVGSFVGEKTAFPNVNSVRGYEVIDRIKATVELVCPGVVSCADIVALAARDGTFLLGGPSWAVPLGRRDSTTASLAEANADLPGPTLNLDQLIRAFDKKQLTPRDLTALSGAHTIGFSQCQFFRDHIYNGTNIDPAFAALRRQTCPAAAPAGDANLAPFDAQTQLVFDNAYYRNLVAQRGLLHSDQELFNGGSQDALVRQYGSNPALFAADFVTAMIKMGNIAPLTGASGQIRRNCRVVNS